GTTCAGGAACACGTCCTTCGTCTTGGAGCGCTCCCGGGCGTAGTCGCGGTTCGAGTGCTGCGGGGAGAAATCGCGCGTCGCCGATGCGAGGTACACGCAGCGCGTGAAGGTGATCGGCATCGTGAGCGGCGGAAGCTCGTCCCCCTCGCTCACGTCCTCCCAGCAGAGCAGGCGCGCCGGCATCGGCTTGTACCCGGTGCGGCCGCCCTGGATGACCTCCTCGACGGCCGGGCTCCAGCCACCGCCCGCGTCTGCCCCACCCGCAGCCGGCACACCGGCCTCGCGTCCGTACCCGAAGGCCGTCATGCGCTCGCGCACCACGAGCTCGCCGTTCTGGTTGCGGTAGAGGCGGTCCATCGTCCAGAAGTGCCCTTCACCGAGCCGCGTCTTCTTCCAGGGCGAGACCGACACGAGCCGTTGGCTCACGCTCACCCGGTCGCCCACCTGGAGCGGGACACCGGTCTCGATCTCGATGTTCTGGATGATGCCGACGGGGAGATCGAGGATCTCCTTCACGTCGTAGTGGATGTGGCGCGCCGGCTCGCGCTCGGTAGGCGGCCACGGCCAGCGGAACGGCAGCGCGAAGGTCGTCATCACCGAGCCCGGCGGCGCGACCAGATCGTCGAAGCCGCGCGAGCGCGCGTAGTCGCGGTCCAGGTAGAGGAGGTTCCCGTCCTCCAGCGTCTCGCACCAGTGTCGAATCAGATACTCGTCGACCGCGAGCGGCGCCGGCTCGGAGGGCGACTCCTGCGTGAGAGCCAGGAGGCGAGCCTTGGCGGCCTCCGAGAGGTGCTCGGGCAGATAGTCGAGACCGCTCTGCTCTTCCGTCTTCACCATGGACCTCGGGGATGCGTGAAATGGGGCCGCGCGCGAACGAGGCACCCTGACCTGAAACTTACGCAGCGTCAACGGCCGGCACCAGGTGATAGCCGAGTTGGCGGGCCGTCTCGGTGAGTTGACGCAGACGGCGCTGCTGGAATCGAGCGTCGTAGGCCTGGGCGCCTTCGTCG
The nucleotide sequence above comes from Deltaproteobacteria bacterium. Encoded proteins:
- a CDS encoding MaoC family dehydratase N-terminal domain-containing protein, yielding MVKTEEQSGLDYLPEHLSEAAKARLLALTQESPSEPAPLAVDEYLIRHWCETLEDGNLLYLDRDYARSRGFDDLVAPPGSVMTTFALPFRWPWPPTEREPARHIHYDVKEILDLPVGIIQNIEIETGVPLQVGDRVSVSQRLVSVSPWKKTRLGEGHFWTMDRLYRNQNGELVVRERMTAFGYGREAGVPAAGGADAGGGWSPAVEEVIQGGRTGYKPMPARLLCWEDVSEGDELPPLTMPITFTRCVYLASATRDFSPQHSNRDYARERSKTKDVFLNTPFNLGMISRFLTDWAGPTAVVRRIRMAMRDNVCAGDDMILTGRVTKKDLVDGEPRVDVEVVISTQDGPVSPCLATVVLPSRY